A segment of the Luteolibacter arcticus genome:
TCGCCTCGATGCCGCCGCCCATCGTCTCCACCAGGCTGCGGACCAGCGCCAGACCGATGCCCGCTCCTTGGAACTTGCGGGTTGAAGACGAGTCCACCTGCCAGAAGCGCTCGAAGATGCGCGGCAGCACTTCCGTGGAAATGCCGACCCCGGTATCGGCCACCGAAATCCTCAGGCGATCGCCATCGCGAGTCGCGTCCACGTCGATCCTGCCACCCGGCGGGGTGAACTTGATCGCGTTGATGGTCAGGTTCAGCAGGACCTTCTCGATCTTGTCGCGGTCGAGCATCACGTGCCCCTGCTGCCCCATGGATCGCCACTCCAGTGCCACACCGTTCTGGTCGGCGAGGTGACGCATCGACTGCATCAGGCCATCCAGCATTCCACCCACATCCGTGGACTGGAGCTTCAGGTCGGCGTGGCCGGTGTCGAAGCGCACCAGATCGAGCAAGTCGTCGATCAACTTGAGCAAGCGCAGGCCGTTGTGCTCGGTCATGGCGAGCATGTCCTTCACGTCCTTCTCCGCGCTCGGCCTGAAGCGGTCGGAGAGCCGCTCGGTGAGGCCGATCATCACGGTGAGCGGCGTGCGCAGTTCGTGGCTGATGTTGGCAAAGAACCGCGTCTTGGCTTCGTCCAGTTCGCTCAGCTGTTTGTTGGTCGCCTCCAGTTGCCCCCGGGCATCCTCGACCTCCTTGCGCAAGACGAACTCGCGGAAGCGCAGGCGCTCGTAGAAATAGCTTCCCGCACTCACGAAGACCGCGGTGACAACAAGGAAGTACGAATTGTTGAAGAGCCAGCGGTGATCAGGGCGTTGCTCCGAAATCCGAACGCTGCCAAAATAGCAGGCCAGGCAGAGAAGGATCATTACCACCGAATCCTTGAAGGAGCTCCGCAGCAAAAGCGAAAGGCCGAGCAGCACGAGATTAAGCCCGGCGTAATACGGCGACTCCCCCCCACCGGTCACCGCGATCATCCAGCAGATGCTCACGGTGGGCGCCATGAAAAGGCCATACGCGATGAAGCGCCGGGACTGCTCGCTGGAAAACTTGCCGAGCATCCAAAAGACCACGCAGAGCAGCAGCGCGACGACGACGCGGATCAGAAAAAATTGCCACGCCTGCTCGGGAAAGACCATCCAGTCGAGCGTGGTCCCCGCGAGCATGAAAAGCGCGGAGAGCAGGGCGGTACGGCGGGCATTGCCCACGAACACGCCGTTTTCATAGCGCTTGAAGGCCTGATTCAGCTCGGCCCCTTCGGCCGACATGTAAGGCACTGTGGCGACGTCAGCCATCGGCCAGTTCGATTTCCAAGAAGAGATTCACCCCGGTCGCGTCTGACTTCACTTCCACGCGCTTGGTAGGAAGACCGGCTGGGACTAGGTCCAGCATCTCCTCCTTGCTGCGGTAAATCAGGTTCCAGTCCATCAGATACTCCATCCATGCCTTGCGTGGATTGGTGTCTGCGACGTTGGTGACGACGACTAGCCCCCCCGGGTTGGCGATCGAGCAGAAAAACTCGACCAAGCGCTTGCCGACGCGCTGGGACAGGTAGTCATACAAGCCGGCGCAATAGACCACGTCGTAGTTCGCGAGCTCGGGGTCGCCGCCGGGTTGCGCTGCTGCCTTCAGGATCTGGTGGACGGAGCGCGGGATGAAGCGCATGCGGGTATTCCTGCCTTCCGCCATGCGCACCTTGTCAAGGCGCTCGCGGGTATATTCCAAGGTCTCCGAGTTGAAGTCCAGCAGGTCGAACTCCATCAGCTCGCTGGCGTCGTGCTCGCGCAGGAAGCGCAGGACTTCTTCCGCCGGGCCGCAGCCTAGGTTGAAGGCGCGCGCGCGGCCCTTACCGATGCGCCGGTTGGATTCCCGGTCCAGCATCTCCACCAGATAATCGATGCGGTTACGGTGGGCCACCACCGGCTCCGTATTGAGAATCGCATAATTGAGCATCTTCGCGAATGACGACGCTCCCTCGTAGGGATCACGCATCATCATATTGACCATCTCATAGTCACCCGCGTAGCCGAGCGGCTTCGCGTAAGTGCGATAGACAAAGGGCGAACAAAGGACGATCGGGTGCATCTCGCGGCGGATGTACGATTTGTGCGAGGGCACCTCATCCTCGCCAATCTGGTCCGCCACATCCTCGAAATTTTCCATCGAGGGGATCATCTGTTCCAAGACCTTCTCCTGGACACTGCTGAAGATCTCACGCTCCAGTTCGTCACGCTTGCGGGTGGCGGTGGAGCGGATGCCGATGTCGATGCTGCCCATCCAGTGCTGCACGCCGGCGAGGGCGCTTGCCATGTCCGCTACGGCAACCTTGAAAGGATCCTGGACGAGGTTGGCAGCTTTCCACTCCGACATGAAGGAGGTGAACTGGGCGCCGAGATCGGCCTCGCCGTTGACGGCGGATAGGAAGTCCACCTCCTGCCAGCCATCTTCCAGACCCGCCTCGCAGACCAACACCAGACCGGTGTTGAGGATGTTGCTGACGACCGCCTTGCCGCGATAAACCAACCGCCTGTTAGCCAGGATGCGGAAGTCCGAAAGGACTTCGGAAAGCTGGAGGATGCTATAGGGATTATAGACCTCGAATACCACCGAGTAGCGGGTCAGGCGCAGCAGGTTCGCCTGAACCTCCAATCCCTGGCTATTCCTGCATTTGATGACGCTCTGCGACTGGTCAGGGAGGATCTCCATCAGCTCTTATTTTTTCTTGCACGCCACGACATCCAAAATCGGACAAGGGAGCAAGCCGAACTACTATTCCTGCAAGAGTTGCAGGATCACAGCCGCACCCCGAAGAAGTCCAACATCACCTGCCGATAGACGTCCCTCTTGAAGTCCGGCAGCCAGTCCAGATCGAACTCCTCCGGCAGGATCCACCGGTAGGCGCCGAACTCCCGCGGCCGCTGGTTCACGTTCACCTCCGGCGCATCCGCCTTCACCAGGCAATGGTAGTAGGTCTGCTCCTGCCCATGGCAGCCATGCTTGCGCATCTTCTTGAAGCGCACCTCCTCCGGGTAGAGGTAGCGGTAGCCGGTGCGGTAGCTCAGCAGCTCATAGTGCTGCGGCGAAAATCCGATCTCCTCCCTCACCTCCCGGAACAGCGCCTGCTCCAGCGTCTCCCCGTCGTCCACCCCCCCCTGCGGGAACTGCCAGGCCCCGGGAATGGTCCAGCGCTCGCAGACGAGCAGTTGCCCCTGCGGCTTCACCATTAACGCCGCCACATTTGGACGAAATCGAACCACGGGGCGTAACGTAGAATACGGACACCGCCCGTCTCAATGCTTAACTTTCCCGAAATAACGTCCACACTCGCCAAACGCCACGCCACCCTTCACCTTTCCGCCACGATGAAAAAGACCGCCCTCCTTTACCTCTTCGCCGGCCTCCTGCTGGCCACCCCCTCCTACGCCCAGCAACCCGCCCCTGGCGGCGGCGGCTCCGAAGAAAACCAAGGCGACGACGACGAGAAGTCCAAGGCCGAGGAAAGCGACGACCACAAGCGCTTCTGGCAAGCCAGCGTCCCCGGCGGCCACTACATGGTCGCCATTGACCGCATCGCCTCCATCAGCATGCACGAGTACCTCCTCGACGGGCAGTTGGTCGTCAATGAGCTCGTCGTCGACACCAATGGCCGCGGCCTCGCCCGCTTCTATCACGTCGTCACCGTCGCCGAGAACTCCGCCTCCGGCACCGCCCGCCGGGTCGTGGAAAAAGGCAGCGAACTCCTCGACCGCGCCGGCCAGAAAGCCGGCACCGATGTCCACGAAATGGCCCAGAAGAACTACCCCACCACCAGCCACGCCGGCATGATCGAGTACCGCATCCTCGACCTCCGCGACCTCAACGCCATCTACAAGAGCGTCAAGAACGCTTGGGAAACCGGCAAAGGCCGCAAGATCACGCTGAAGTAGGGCAATTGCCTCTGCGTAGGCGCGGTGGTGACACCGCGGAAGTCACCACCGAAGCGAACCTCACCCTCGCCTCCTGCCGGCCATCACCGAAGCCGTCACGAGGCGCGTTGCGGTTACGCGAGTAGCCGCGTTGCCCAGTCTCCGGCCGGGGCCAGCCAAACAGGGTGTTCGTAGCCGGGAAGCCGCATAGACTTCGTTCCGAAAATAGGTTGGCACGTCCAACGCTATTGGTTGGCGCGCGAGTTCATTTACGCCGAATGGCTACGAAACCACTTAAAAAAATGCGCTAGCTCGGAGGAGAAACAGTTCCATCCGAATATGGCACATCTCGAATTTGCACTTTGATCTTCCCCTCCTCCATCCACCTTTTCACCGCCTTATACAAGGCGTCGCCGCTGTACTCTTTTACTTCGGCATTGGTTTTAACGACAAACGAGTTCGGCATACAATACACCAACCGGCCGGAACTCATCGAAAAATTAATATAAGTCGCAGTGGCAAATTTTTCACCCTCTGAGAGAACCTCAACCGGGCTTTCCTTTTCAAGGCGCCCAACGAGTGCAATAAACATGCTTTTCACATCACTATCCAACGAGTGATCCGAAACGCTCCATTCAGTGATTCGACTCTTATCAAGATCAACAATCCGTAATTTACCACTGACTAACACTTGGTCCCCAGCTTCAACATTATTTTGGTTATTTGTCGATTGATGACAACTCACACCCAGCACCATTAGAATCAAAAGTATCGCTTTCATAATTAGAAACCATTGATCTGAATGGGGTCAGTCCCGAATGGCACGGGATTAAGCCACTTTACGGGCGGCAGGGGTGACGGAAAGCCGGCCGAAGTACGGTAGTTGTAGTTGTGAAGCAACAACCCGTCCTGGCCAACTTTCCGTC
Coding sequences within it:
- a CDS encoding class I SAM-dependent methyltransferase; the encoded protein is MEILPDQSQSVIKCRNSQGLEVQANLLRLTRYSVVFEVYNPYSILQLSEVLSDFRILANRRLVYRGKAVVSNILNTGLVLVCEAGLEDGWQEVDFLSAVNGEADLGAQFTSFMSEWKAANLVQDPFKVAVADMASALAGVQHWMGSIDIGIRSTATRKRDELEREIFSSVQEKVLEQMIPSMENFEDVADQIGEDEVPSHKSYIRREMHPIVLCSPFVYRTYAKPLGYAGDYEMVNMMMRDPYEGASSFAKMLNYAILNTEPVVAHRNRIDYLVEMLDRESNRRIGKGRARAFNLGCGPAEEVLRFLREHDASELMEFDLLDFNSETLEYTRERLDKVRMAEGRNTRMRFIPRSVHQILKAAAQPGGDPELANYDVVYCAGLYDYLSQRVGKRLVEFFCSIANPGGLVVVTNVADTNPRKAWMEYLMDWNLIYRSKEEMLDLVPAGLPTKRVEVKSDATGVNLFLEIELADG
- a CDS encoding NUDIX domain-containing protein, with the translated sequence MVRFRPNVAALMVKPQGQLLVCERWTIPGAWQFPQGGVDDGETLEQALFREVREEIGFSPQHYELLSYRTGYRYLYPEEVRFKKMRKHGCHGQEQTYYHCLVKADAPEVNVNQRPREFGAYRWILPEEFDLDWLPDFKRDVYRQVMLDFFGVRL